A window from Triticum aestivum cultivar Chinese Spring chromosome 6D, IWGSC CS RefSeq v2.1, whole genome shotgun sequence encodes these proteins:
- the LOC123142475 gene encoding uncharacterized protein — translation MGSLQNKGLCRRSRSSRILSGIRWRRISRPPPAGRSRRTQTPTEQEALLESYRSACEIRLASWRYRQRVAEVAAAGKECDDEAGEALFGETNEEDIAEAVPRRHDHEEVGTSAVPHSDSQFKLQSQCQQAPAPSALQHPLGPPTPRSESRKPPAMGCMGRCWDKCKWPLACFAALAAVIIIVVMVAAYSFAIQPSITVEDASLARFALATTPTTSLGYNLSLRLVVRNRNWATTMKNTEPLEAAYKFDGQQFDRVQVADKGDKHGPRKTRVYRLVTGQESGYVSLGNAGVAAYKDQNKTGEFELEVAVTGEVRYTLQLKKNKLAGTCKLKLKLDSPATAAVVFEKVKCKLEKEKKDKE, via the exons ATGGGATCTCTTCAGAACAAAGGCTTGTGCCGCCGGAGCAGaagttctaggattctttctggg atacgttggcgacgtatcagCAGGCCACCGCCGGCAGGGCGGTCGCGTCGGACGCAGACCCCGActgagcaggaggcgctgctcgagtccTACCGCTCCGCCTGCGAGATTCGCCTCGCCAGCTGGCGGTACCGGCAACGGGTGGCGGAGGTGGCGGCCGCCGGCAAGGAGTGCGACGACGAGGCGGGCGAGGCATTGTTCGGCGAGACCAACGAGGAGGACATCGCCGAGGCCGTGCCCCGGCGCCACGACCACGAAGAAGTCGGCACGTCCGCGG TACCCCACTCAGACTCACAGTTCAAATTACAAAGTCAATGCCAGCAAGCTCCAGCACCCTCCGCCCTCCAGCACCCTCTCGGCCCTCCAACTCCAAGATCTGAATCAAGAAAACCGCCGGCGATGGGCTGCATGGGCCGGTGCTGGGACAAATGCAAGTGGCCACTAGCGTGcttcgccgccctcgccgccgtcatcatcatcgtcgtcatggtCGCCGCCTACAGCTTCGCCATCCAGCCATCCATCACCGTCGAGGACGCCTCGCTGGCCAGGTTCGCGCTGGCGACCACCCCGACGACGTCGCTCGGGTACAACCTCTCGCTGCGGCTCGTCGTCCGCAACCGGAACTGGGCGACGACCATGAAGAACACGGAGCCGCTGGAGGCGGCGTACAAGTTCGACGGGCAGCAGTTCGACCGCGTGCAGGTCGCCGACAAGGGCGACAAGCACGGCCCCAGGAAGACGCGGGTGTACCGCCTCGTCACGGGCCAGGAGAGCGGCTACGTGTCGCTGGGCAACGCCGGCGTCGCCGCGTACAAGGACCAGAACAAGACCGGGGAGTTCGAGCTGGAGGTGGCGGTCACCGGCGAGGTGCGGTACACGCTGCAGCTGAAGAAGAACAAGCTGGCGGGGACCTGCAAGCTCAAGCTGAAGCTCGACTCGCCGGCGACGGCCGCCGTGGTGTTCGAGAAGGTGAAATGCAAGctcgagaaggagaagaaggacaaggagtAG